In Synechococcus sp. Nb3U1, one DNA window encodes the following:
- a CDS encoding ribonuclease R family protein: protein MDFSRLFQHFLSQAPDQFTDKDALFALLQAHDPEAQDMLEIALDGLVRAGFLEQSGDPPRYRRQPDESLVVGRLRCSSKGFCFAIRDEPGVEDVYIHGSNLSGAWNGDQVLARVTKDGNRRRSPEGEVAAVIERVNSTLVGRLKKTEQGFRVVPLDDRLLFELALPESGIPTSSEGSPTELVEGRVAYVEVERYPLADLPPTGTIRKLLGNGPDASIDADLVCCKYNLPQEFSSTVVEAATALPKKLSRADQKGRRDLRDWLCVTLEPLDLQHPHGLEPNVAVSLQARPEGGWLLGIHIADIPHWLEPTRTGGTESLHPLEQEAQQRTATVYLDTMVLPLFPPEAHTRLALLPQQERLAYSLLLNMSSEGVSEGFEIQPSIVQSRAHLSYGQVQALLATAADFNPEEEVPELMALLQNLLRLSQILRVKRHQAGGFDLPLLDLLTPHSADESSYGSLLVSDRLSAHALMTEILLLANQTLGNHLRQLGIPSLARVQPAPSAEALQGFLRLTNSMKLDLNLQDPETVTLSDWQRICARITAPDVLASGASPALVAQMLATLPPVEYRLQPLPEGESLGHFGLGLTEPYATFTAPLRRYGDLLNLRALHLALSKGRDRRSTRVKTGVDLHSHTCHGQINWNVLPPKVQEEWQAFLQAQLETLREGHQIRFKAEQELMGLKRSEFMQKHLGESFPGLIIGVQNYGFFVQVDPILAEGLVRVSSLKNDWYEYRNRQQALVGRKSRQQFRLGDRVEVQIKNVDYYRQQIDLAVIGEGRPYEEED, encoded by the coding sequence ATGGATTTCTCTCGGCTTTTTCAACATTTTCTCTCCCAAGCGCCTGACCAATTCACCGATAAAGACGCTCTTTTTGCTCTCCTGCAAGCCCATGACCCAGAAGCGCAAGACATGCTGGAGATCGCCCTCGATGGCTTGGTGCGGGCGGGTTTCTTAGAGCAATCTGGGGATCCGCCCCGCTATCGTCGGCAGCCGGATGAGTCGTTGGTGGTGGGGCGTTTGCGCTGCTCCAGCAAAGGGTTTTGCTTTGCCATTCGAGATGAACCGGGGGTAGAGGATGTTTATATTCACGGCAGCAACTTGAGTGGTGCTTGGAATGGTGACCAGGTGTTGGCACGAGTCACCAAAGATGGCAATCGTCGCCGTAGCCCGGAGGGAGAAGTGGCAGCGGTGATCGAGCGGGTCAACTCCACCTTGGTGGGCCGCCTGAAAAAAACGGAACAGGGCTTCCGAGTGGTGCCCTTGGACGATCGGTTGCTCTTCGAGCTGGCTCTCCCCGAATCCGGGATCCCGACCTCTTCAGAGGGATCCCCGACGGAGCTGGTGGAAGGCCGTGTCGCCTACGTGGAAGTGGAGCGTTACCCTCTGGCGGATCTGCCCCCCACCGGCACCATTCGCAAACTTTTGGGCAATGGCCCCGATGCTTCCATCGATGCTGACCTAGTTTGCTGCAAGTACAACCTGCCGCAGGAGTTTTCTTCCACAGTGGTGGAGGCAGCTACCGCTCTGCCGAAAAAGCTCAGCCGTGCCGACCAAAAGGGTCGCCGTGACCTGCGGGATTGGCTTTGTGTCACTCTAGAGCCCCTCGACTTGCAACATCCCCATGGCCTAGAGCCGAATGTAGCGGTGTCCTTACAAGCTCGGCCAGAAGGGGGGTGGCTACTGGGGATCCACATCGCCGATATTCCCCATTGGCTGGAACCAACCCGCACGGGGGGCACCGAGTCCTTACACCCCCTCGAGCAAGAAGCCCAGCAGCGCACTGCTACCGTTTATCTGGATACAATGGTGCTGCCGCTGTTTCCTCCTGAGGCCCATACCCGCCTGGCCCTGTTGCCCCAACAGGAGCGACTGGCCTACTCCCTGCTCCTGAACATGAGCTCAGAAGGAGTATCAGAAGGCTTTGAGATTCAGCCCAGCATTGTGCAGTCGCGGGCGCACTTGTCCTACGGGCAGGTGCAAGCCCTTCTAGCCACCGCCGCCGACTTCAACCCCGAGGAAGAAGTACCGGAGTTGATGGCGCTGCTGCAAAACCTGCTGCGCCTTAGCCAAATTCTGCGGGTGAAACGCCACCAAGCGGGCGGGTTCGATCTGCCCCTGTTGGATTTGCTCACCCCCCACTCCGCTGATGAAAGCAGCTATGGATCCCTGTTGGTGAGCGACCGCCTCAGTGCCCATGCCCTGATGACGGAGATACTGTTGCTGGCCAACCAGACCCTTGGTAACCATTTGCGCCAGTTGGGGATCCCCTCCTTGGCTCGAGTCCAGCCTGCTCCAAGTGCCGAAGCGCTACAGGGCTTTTTGCGCCTGACCAACTCCATGAAGCTGGATCTGAATTTGCAGGATCCCGAAACCGTGACGCTGTCGGACTGGCAACGGATTTGTGCCCGCATCACCGCCCCGGATGTCTTAGCTTCTGGGGCTAGTCCGGCTTTGGTGGCGCAGATGTTGGCCACCTTGCCCCCGGTGGAATATCGCCTGCAGCCCCTGCCAGAAGGGGAATCTCTCGGGCATTTTGGCCTGGGCCTGACGGAACCCTACGCCACCTTTACCGCCCCCCTGCGCCGCTATGGAGATCTGCTCAACCTGCGTGCTCTACATCTGGCTCTCAGCAAAGGACGGGATCGCCGCAGCACACGGGTGAAAACCGGCGTGGATCTGCACAGTCACACCTGTCACGGCCAGATCAACTGGAACGTGTTGCCGCCGAAGGTGCAAGAGGAATGGCAGGCATTTCTCCAGGCTCAACTGGAAACCCTGCGGGAGGGGCATCAGATACGGTTCAAGGCGGAGCAGGAGCTGATGGGTCTGAAGCGCTCCGAATTCATGCAAAAACACTTGGGCGAGTCGTTCCCCGGCCTGATCATCGGCGTGCAAAACTATGGCTTTTTCGTCCAGGTAGACCCGATCCTGGCGGAAGGGTTGGTACGGGTCAGCTCTTTGAAAAACGATTGGTACGAATATCGCAACCGCCAACAGGCCCTAGTGGGCCGCAAAAGCCGACAGCAGTTTCGCCTCGGAGATCGGGTGGAGGTACAGATCAAAAATGTGGACTACTACCGACAGCAAATTGATCTGGCAGTGATCGGGGAAGGGCGGCCCTACGAAGAGGAGGACTAA
- the phoU gene encoding phosphate signaling complex protein PhoU, producing MGQIELQLHIKRVQQDVLRMGALAEKSVVLAQQALFEQNLAAAEQVMTQDKQIDHLYRQIEKDCISLIALRSPVARDLRWISTLMQLIRDLERIGDYSKDLAEVALRLVMYPPPPELGRIQVMMQRCQKMLSHSLVALTELDADLGLQLKREDDAVDEDYTSLYNTLAQQTDIKGSIEPILLMLLSIRYLERLADHSTNIGQRVAFIVTGHRD from the coding sequence ATGGGGCAAATCGAGCTTCAACTCCACATCAAACGGGTGCAGCAGGATGTGCTGCGCATGGGAGCTTTGGCAGAAAAATCGGTGGTGCTGGCCCAACAGGCCCTGTTTGAGCAAAACCTAGCGGCGGCTGAACAGGTGATGACCCAAGACAAACAGATCGATCATCTCTATCGCCAGATCGAGAAAGATTGTATCAGTTTGATTGCTTTGCGATCTCCTGTGGCGCGGGATCTGCGCTGGATTAGCACCCTAATGCAGCTAATACGGGATCTGGAGCGGATTGGCGACTACTCCAAAGACTTGGCAGAAGTGGCCCTGCGTCTGGTGATGTATCCACCGCCGCCGGAGTTGGGACGGATTCAGGTGATGATGCAGCGTTGCCAGAAAATGCTCAGCCACAGCCTGGTGGCCCTGACGGAACTGGATGCGGATCTGGGCCTACAGCTGAAGCGCGAGGATGACGCGGTTGATGAGGACTACACAAGCCTCTACAATACGTTGGCGCAGCAGACTGACATTAAGGGATCGATCGAGCCTATTCTGTTGATGTTGCTGTCGATCCGCTACCTCGAACGTCTGGCTGACCACAGCACCAACATCGGTCAGCGGGTGGCTTTTATCGTTACCGGCCACCGCGATTAA
- a CDS encoding four-carbon acid sugar kinase family protein translates to MTLPPIIVLDDDPTGSQTVHSCLLLTRWDPDTLRLGLQDGSPIRFILTNTRALSPTEAVQVTQSVCQALKEVMDELGHPGGIFVSRSDSTLRGHYPLETDVMAAELGPFDAHFLVPAFFEGGRITRESVHYLRVAGEWVPVHETEFARDSVFAYHHSYLPDYVQEKTQGRIPAQQVERFTLEQIRSGCLERLLALQGNVCCVVDGENQADLDRFAEDVLAAASQGKRFLFRSAASLLTALAQLPPQPVPPEQMGRFVRSAQPGVVIVGSHVKKSSQQLSQLLQESGIQAIEVEVKRLLQPGSETDLLQDILAQVHGAHGAGLTSVVYTSREELTFDTHGASAIETRLAFGQKVSGLLMQVVQGLPAEISYLISKGGITSNDTLSVGLNLPAVRLLGQIYPGVSMVITPADHPRFPQLPVVLFPGNVGEADTLTLIYRRLSSLV, encoded by the coding sequence ATGACCCTTCCCCCAATCATTGTTTTGGATGATGACCCAACGGGATCCCAAACCGTTCACAGTTGCTTGCTCCTTACCCGCTGGGATCCAGATACGTTAAGGCTGGGCTTGCAGGATGGATCCCCGATTCGTTTTATCCTTACCAACACCCGTGCCCTCTCCCCAACAGAGGCAGTACAGGTGACCCAATCGGTCTGCCAAGCCTTGAAAGAGGTGATGGACGAGTTGGGGCATCCTGGGGGGATCTTTGTCAGTCGTTCCGACTCGACCCTGCGTGGGCACTACCCCCTAGAGACCGATGTGATGGCGGCGGAATTGGGGCCGTTTGATGCCCATTTTTTGGTGCCGGCCTTTTTCGAGGGGGGGCGGATCACGCGGGAGAGCGTGCATTATCTGCGGGTAGCCGGGGAATGGGTGCCCGTTCACGAGACCGAATTTGCCCGAGATTCCGTTTTTGCCTACCACCACAGCTATTTGCCCGATTATGTTCAGGAGAAAACCCAGGGCCGCATTCCTGCTCAGCAGGTGGAACGGTTCACCCTAGAGCAGATTCGTTCCGGCTGTTTGGAACGGTTGCTGGCGTTGCAGGGAAATGTCTGCTGTGTGGTGGATGGAGAAAACCAGGCGGATTTGGATCGCTTTGCCGAGGATGTCTTGGCGGCGGCCTCCCAGGGCAAGCGCTTTTTGTTTCGCAGTGCCGCCAGCCTGTTGACGGCTTTGGCCCAGTTGCCCCCACAACCTGTTCCCCCAGAGCAGATGGGGCGGTTTGTCCGGTCGGCTCAGCCGGGGGTGGTGATCGTCGGATCCCATGTGAAAAAGTCAAGTCAGCAACTGAGCCAACTGTTGCAGGAGTCCGGGATCCAAGCCATTGAAGTGGAGGTGAAGCGGCTGTTGCAGCCCGGTAGCGAAACAGATCTGTTACAGGACATTCTCGCCCAAGTGCATGGCGCTCATGGGGCTGGGCTCACCTCCGTGGTTTATACCAGCCGGGAAGAACTGACCTTTGATACCCATGGAGCCTCAGCGATAGAAACGCGCCTGGCTTTCGGGCAAAAAGTTTCGGGGCTGTTGATGCAGGTGGTGCAGGGGTTACCTGCCGAGATCAGCTACTTGATCAGCAAAGGAGGCATCACCTCCAACGATACCCTCAGCGTGGGCTTGAACCTGCCGGCTGTGCGTTTGCTGGGGCAGATCTACCCGGGGGTCTCGATGGTGATCACACCGGCGGATCACCCGCGCTTTCCCCAGTTGCCGGTGGTATTGTTTCCGGGCAATGTTGGCGAGGCAGATACGCTGACGTTGATCTATCGTCGCCTGTCCAGCCTGGTTTAG